Proteins encoded within one genomic window of Candidatus Nezhaarchaeota archaeon:
- a CDS encoding DUF1512 domain-containing protein, whose product MIAILNDVRQLPVAGDYTYLLVYLVSLAFFILIWMFLGQKYQLYLWLREAEKATFRLEAMAKKSREILINAIKEVGKVDKDPSEEVDKFMDFFVIEPVDRDPFGVLKRLEHILDVEREKFKDIVAKVAPNAGYEEKANLEVSFAATWAVNYIYKFVRHYTLLGKKTKSMLIIMQIVYNLPLIMRLAEAYFNSLDPFTKGKPIGDSIGPMVAAKLMRGYPCKSIGDEMVAAEVPFEGRLLVVVKAEGPGGRVGKPGEAIAKLAQQYRDRLKRIITIDAAVKMEGESTGQVAEGVGAAIGDPGPEKYKIEQIALELGVGLDAIIIKQSFEEALTTMRKEIAEAVDKAIEVVKRIVREKVAEGGVAIVAGIGNTIGVGNG is encoded by the coding sequence GTGATAGCTATCTTAAATGATGTTCGTCAACTACCAGTAGCGGGGGATTACACGTACTTACTTGTATATCTAGTTTCCTTAGCCTTCTTCATTTTGATATGGATGTTCTTAGGACAAAAATACCAGCTTTACTTGTGGCTTCGAGAAGCTGAGAAAGCTACCTTCAGGCTTGAAGCTATGGCTAAGAAGAGCAGAGAGATTCTCATAAACGCGATAAAGGAGGTAGGGAAGGTAGATAAAGATCCTTCAGAAGAAGTTGATAAGTTCATGGACTTCTTTGTTATAGAGCCAGTAGACAGAGATCCCTTTGGTGTTTTAAAGAGGCTCGAGCACATTCTTGATGTAGAGAGGGAGAAGTTTAAGGATATCGTAGCAAAGGTAGCACCTAATGCAGGCTACGAGGAAAAAGCTAACCTCGAGGTATCTTTTGCAGCAACATGGGCTGTAAACTACATATATAAATTCGTAAGGCACTACACACTCTTAGGCAAAAAGACCAAAAGCATGCTCATAATAATGCAGATAGTATACAACCTACCGCTAATAATGAGGTTGGCTGAGGCCTATTTCAACTCTCTTGATCCATTCACTAAGGGCAAACCTATAGGCGATAGTATAGGCCCCATGGTTGCTGCGAAGCTCATGAGGGGTTACCCATGTAAGAGCATTGGGGACGAGATGGTCGCTGCCGAAGTGCCTTTCGAGGGAAGGCTTTTAGTAGTTGTAAAAGCTGAGGGACCTGGGGGAAGAGTAGGTAAGCCTGGCGAAGCTATAGCTAAGCTCGCTCAGCAGTACAGGGATAGATTGAAGAGGATAATAACCATAGATGCTGCTGTCAAGATGGAAGGTGAAAGCACGGGTCAAGTAGCTGAAGGAGTTGGAGCGGCTATAGGCGATCCTGGACCTGAGAAATATAAAATAGAGCAAATAGCTCTTGAGCTTGGCGTAGGCTTAGACGCTATCATCATTAAACAAAGCTTTGAAGAGGCCCTTACCACGATGAGAAAAGAGATAGCTGAGGCCGTGGACAAGGCCATCGAGGTCGTCAAAAGAATCGTTAGGGAAAAGGTGGCAGAAGGAGGAGTTGCTATAGTAGCAGGCATAGGTAACACTATAGGTGTTGGGAATGGTTAG